A single region of the Paramicrobacterium fandaimingii genome encodes:
- a CDS encoding DUF4012 domain-containing protein, translated as MGIRARGKKMRPLLKSYRFWIPVGVFGLLLVVGIAGVVVASKLIPQVTDAKDELQAALPLASQVQQQILDGDTEAAAETAASLREHTSAARAQTTGDLWHLAEAIPFIGNNLKAVRVVAETVDDLAVDALEPATKLSIEALQPVDGRIDVDAIADLLPFIDSTADSINSAQKKLADVPRDALIDEVSSGIAKLETALGKADTALEQLRVPVAVLPSALGAEEPRNYLMIFQGNSEVRAAGGNPAAMVLIHVEDGAIEIAQQASSGDFQNSWTREPVMELDPNVEKVYSDIIGKYIPNITSTPDFPTTAALMEAFWNEEFDTPLDGIISFDPVGLSYLLKATGPVGMPTGDTLTADNAVSLLLNEAYFRYPGGAESDAFFAAAAASVFDALTAGNGVPKAMVSALVMSANEGRLMMWSPHEDLAGAIEGTALQGVLPADNSKKTTVGVYFNDTTGSKMDYYVDAKISASTNQCDVSNGESPTFKTDVTLTNSISREEASTLPAYITGVHYKPGDIATDFIVYGPVGASIDSWTVNGKEYSAKATGEIDGRPVVRLNYVLKPGESVTVSYTMTGTPDQEYGEFGIDTTPMVRDTPVTITGCKPEEDE; from the coding sequence GTGGGAATACGCGCGCGCGGTAAAAAAATGAGACCGCTGCTGAAGAGCTACCGTTTCTGGATTCCAGTAGGAGTATTCGGATTGCTCCTCGTCGTCGGAATAGCTGGCGTCGTCGTCGCATCGAAACTGATTCCCCAAGTAACCGACGCCAAGGACGAGCTTCAGGCCGCATTGCCACTCGCTTCGCAAGTGCAGCAGCAGATTCTTGACGGTGATACTGAAGCAGCGGCCGAAACAGCCGCGAGCCTGCGAGAGCATACGAGCGCGGCGCGCGCGCAGACGACGGGTGACCTTTGGCATCTTGCGGAAGCAATCCCCTTTATCGGCAATAACCTCAAAGCCGTAAGGGTCGTGGCGGAAACCGTCGACGACCTAGCGGTTGATGCGTTGGAACCAGCAACGAAGTTGTCGATCGAGGCGCTGCAGCCCGTGGACGGGCGCATCGACGTCGACGCGATTGCGGATCTCTTACCCTTCATTGACTCAACTGCAGATTCCATCAACAGTGCGCAGAAGAAGCTGGCCGATGTGCCGCGCGACGCGTTGATTGACGAAGTCTCGAGCGGTATTGCCAAACTGGAGACTGCACTGGGCAAGGCGGACACGGCCCTGGAACAGCTCCGTGTTCCGGTTGCGGTGCTCCCTTCGGCGCTCGGTGCAGAAGAACCACGCAACTACTTGATGATTTTCCAAGGTAATTCCGAAGTGCGCGCTGCGGGGGGTAACCCAGCTGCAATGGTTCTCATCCACGTTGAGGACGGCGCGATCGAAATCGCCCAGCAGGCTTCCAGTGGAGATTTTCAAAACTCATGGACCCGTGAGCCTGTAATGGAACTCGATCCGAATGTGGAAAAGGTCTATTCGGACATCATCGGAAAGTACATTCCGAACATCACAAGTACGCCAGATTTTCCAACTACTGCGGCTTTGATGGAAGCGTTCTGGAACGAAGAATTCGATACGCCACTTGACGGCATCATCTCGTTCGATCCAGTCGGGCTCAGCTACCTGCTCAAAGCGACTGGTCCTGTCGGAATGCCAACCGGCGACACGCTAACTGCAGACAACGCCGTTTCGCTCCTGCTCAACGAGGCCTACTTTAGGTACCCAGGCGGCGCAGAGTCAGATGCATTCTTCGCCGCGGCAGCGGCATCCGTCTTCGATGCACTTACCGCGGGAAACGGCGTCCCGAAAGCGATGGTGAGCGCGCTCGTGATGTCTGCGAACGAGGGTCGGCTCATGATGTGGAGCCCGCACGAAGACCTGGCTGGTGCGATAGAGGGGACCGCCCTTCAAGGGGTATTGCCTGCCGACAACTCGAAGAAGACGACGGTCGGCGTGTACTTCAACGACACGACTGGCTCGAAGATGGACTACTACGTCGACGCGAAGATCAGCGCGAGCACGAATCAGTGTGACGTTTCGAACGGCGAATCGCCCACGTTTAAAACTGACGTCACGCTGACAAATTCGATATCTCGGGAAGAAGCGAGCACGCTGCCGGCCTACATCACAGGGGTGCACTACAAACCCGGCGACATCGCGACAGACTTCATCGTCTACGGACCGGTCGGAGCGTCGATTGATTCTTGGACCGTGAACGGTAAGGAGTACTCGGCCAAGGCGACGGGAGAGATTGACGGGCGACCGGTTGTGCGCCTGAATTATGTGCTCAAGCCAGGTGAGTCGGTCACTGTTTCGTACACGATGACGGGGACACCGGACCAGGAGTACGGCGAGTTCGGTATCGACACGACTCCCATGGTGCGGGACACTCCGGTGACGATCACCGGGTGCAAGCCCGAAGAGGACGAATAG
- a CDS encoding glycosyltransferase: protein MTRIAIVQPYVPSYRIAFFERVIAELKANGHECFVVSGTPTGDAAVRGDAKSPSWLKARTTHELSIAGKRLRWHSSWKSWRKADYYVVELSSTSIDSLVTLWCKPGRTITWGHVKSYTSHPNKLSETIKVWQMRRSRLTFAYTHGGAREAISKGLSPDKIVTLMNTIDLNELQQAVETARSISTDAVQLELDVPHPELTVSMIGSLDSSKRVKFVGDVLDELWKIDRKILLLVGGLGKDSWMLDAASKRGQVRMLGRVDSILKAKMSKVSQLLINPGRIGLIAPESFVLGLPILTTDWPFHAPENEYLEIGTDSLLLPNDPQKFAVTLRNQIHDESLTDLRMACRAKSGTPSLEHMVKAFSDGILDVVERRD, encoded by the coding sequence ATGACTCGCATTGCGATTGTCCAACCGTATGTTCCAAGCTATCGGATCGCATTCTTTGAGAGAGTAATCGCAGAGTTGAAAGCAAATGGGCACGAATGTTTCGTCGTGTCTGGAACCCCTACAGGCGACGCGGCGGTAAGGGGCGACGCGAAATCTCCGTCGTGGCTGAAAGCGCGCACTACACATGAGCTCTCGATAGCAGGCAAAAGACTTCGGTGGCATTCAAGCTGGAAATCATGGCGGAAAGCGGACTATTACGTAGTTGAACTATCCAGCACGTCCATCGATTCATTAGTGACTTTATGGTGCAAGCCGGGGCGCACCATAACCTGGGGGCATGTCAAGTCTTACACTAGTCATCCGAATAAACTGAGTGAGACGATAAAAGTCTGGCAGATGCGAAGAAGCCGACTAACGTTTGCGTACACGCATGGCGGAGCGCGCGAAGCCATCAGTAAGGGATTGTCTCCAGACAAGATCGTTACCTTGATGAATACGATAGATTTGAACGAACTACAACAAGCTGTTGAGACGGCAAGATCGATATCTACTGATGCGGTTCAACTCGAGTTAGATGTTCCACACCCGGAACTCACAGTCTCTATGATCGGCAGCCTTGACAGCTCTAAACGAGTCAAATTTGTCGGAGATGTGCTCGACGAACTCTGGAAGATTGACCGCAAGATATTGCTGTTAGTTGGTGGGCTGGGCAAAGACTCGTGGATGTTAGACGCAGCGTCGAAGCGTGGACAAGTGCGAATGCTCGGGAGAGTCGACTCGATCCTAAAAGCAAAGATGTCCAAAGTCTCCCAACTGCTGATCAACCCTGGCCGAATAGGCTTGATCGCCCCGGAATCTTTCGTACTTGGTTTGCCGATTCTCACAACGGATTGGCCTTTCCACGCTCCTGAAAATGAGTATCTCGAAATAGGTACTGACTCGTTGCTTCTCCCCAACGACCCGCAGAAGTTCGCGGTCACGCTTCGCAATCAAATTCACGATGAAAGTCTGACCGACCTGAGAATGGCCTGCCGTGCGAAATCAGGAACGCCCTCTCTCGAGCACATGGTCAAAGCCTTCAGCGACGGAATCCTTGACGTCGTTGAACGAAGAGACTGA
- a CDS encoding acetyltransferase yields the protein MVDMKQKAVPVIDLSNAPGEKAAWDRSSWVVYLWACCELILIRNPWQASSRLRIAALRLFGARIGREVIFRPGTRVKFPWKLHIGDRAWIGEDVWIHNQEHIYIGNDVVISQDTFLTTGSHKHRSDMGLVARRIIIDDGVWVTSRCVILGGSRIGRSALVHPMSVVSGIVPPNAVVKQGDLRNIGNRFDI from the coding sequence ATGGTTGACATGAAGCAAAAGGCCGTTCCCGTTATTGACCTGTCAAATGCTCCCGGCGAGAAGGCAGCTTGGGATCGTAGCTCCTGGGTGGTGTATTTATGGGCTTGTTGCGAGTTGATATTAATTCGAAACCCATGGCAAGCGAGCTCACGCCTTAGAATTGCAGCATTGAGACTGTTTGGGGCAAGGATTGGCAGGGAGGTCATTTTCCGACCTGGAACACGCGTGAAGTTTCCGTGGAAGCTTCACATCGGTGACCGCGCTTGGATTGGGGAGGACGTGTGGATCCACAATCAAGAACATATATACATCGGCAACGATGTCGTGATCTCGCAGGATACGTTCTTGACCACTGGAAGCCACAAACACAGAAGTGATATGGGACTTGTTGCACGCAGAATAATTATTGACGATGGCGTGTGGGTCACTTCAAGGTGCGTGATACTTGGCGGGTCACGCATCGGGCGCTCCGCTCTCGTGCATCCGATGTCTGTTGTCTCGGGCATTGTGCCGCCCAATGCCGTTGTAAAGCAAGGTGACCTTAGGAATATTGGGAATCGATTCGACATTTGA
- a CDS encoding helix-turn-helix domain-containing protein yields MGVLPGSLFAIHKPRGGIYYPQPHASASSLTFTEREEISHGIAVGRSIRCIAASLSRSPATISRETNRNKGRKKYRALDADDRAARRGHDRRS; encoded by the coding sequence ATGGGAGTGCTGCCGGGGTCCTTGTTCGCGATCCACAAGCCCCGCGGCGGAATCTACTACCCACAGCCGCATGCCAGCGCGAGTTCTCTGACGTTCACGGAGCGCGAAGAGATCTCACATGGAATCGCGGTGGGCAGGAGCATCCGCTGCATCGCGGCGAGCTTGAGTCGGTCACCGGCGACGATTAGTCGAGAGACCAACCGAAACAAGGGCCGGAAGAAGTACCGCGCTCTTGATGCCGACGACAGAGCTGCCCGGCGAGGGCACGACCGCAGAAGCTGA